One window of Trichoderma breve strain T069 chromosome 3, whole genome shotgun sequence genomic DNA carries:
- a CDS encoding protein kinase domain-containing protein, which translates to MDNPSWYPDSRHKNSGQTSRDYPSPLPASSSGHAPAGQASAASASSSASALASASASAPPAAAAASSSGSPYSSSNNIASSNPNNNNNNITSSSSHSSNSYDRQPYQHHTLPHQLHYQLPHQHHQHPQQQQQQLSAHHGSSSSINLNPATSPLATAPVRDNSGDVAMHDAHDAHAGIKYPMRPHHQAHLSGTRSSGLYSPQDQQHQHQQQLQQQQLQLQQLQNQHQQQPSSAAQRYSPMDTLSPTSPYSKAYTSSPSQQTPPNADYSSSPYFVGRQPQLPPISSYSHDGYPSSAVATLDGSFSDNKAPRRQNPPMMKTVPEFKKIKSPAELQPKNTRQPRFRRANPEGGFISPLQALTLHLPATYRICNPSFKYESSRNPRRVLTKPSKGTKNDGYDNEDSDYILYVNDILGSEEAGHKNRYLILDVLGQGTFGQVVKCQNLKTQEVVAVKVIKNRTAYFNQSMMEVSVLDLLNTKLDKNDDHHLLRLKDTFIHRQHLCLVFELLSVNLYELIKQNQFRGLSTTLVRVFAQQLLNGLALLNKARLIHCDLKPENILLKNLESPIIKIIDFGSACDERQTVYTYIQSRFYRSPEVLLGLPYSSAIDMWSLGCIVVELFLGLPLFPGSSEYNQIARIVEMLGNPPNWMIDMGKQGLEFFERRQDEFGRRTYHMKSMEQYSREHNTKEQPSKKYFQANTLPEIIKSYPMPRKNMKQSEIDREMNNRIAFIDFVRGLLNINPLERWSPQQAKLHPFITQQKYTGPFVPPMNLKSSSLNRSPAPGTQQQQQAEALSKQRAAQAQAQAAQAQAQAQAQAQAQAQAQAQAQAQAQAQAQANSAQNAYGGQYQPSGHVPAPLYSNSAVYNPGAAHGSVPPQYGPPQTGQYGQMVMSQPPQQLQSSQYSNPSQPNMYQQGGMRTNRQRASTMEQQQSGIPPALQRVASHLDPSQPIRLQPSPAYYPPTGEGLDNAPGRAGRRGSRVQQGGARSNRDFIRNLEERTLEEGFMGNQNPWH; encoded by the exons ATGGATAATCCGTCGTGGTACCCCGACTCTCGACACAAGAACAGCGGCCAGACATCGCGAGACTATCCCTCGCCTCTgccagcctcctcctctggcCACGCCCCGGCCGGTCAAGCGTCTGCCGCgtctgcttcttcgtctgcTTCTGCCCTAGCTTCGGCGTCTGCGTCCGCTCcgcctgctgccgccgctgcttcttcctcgggCTCGCcttacagcagcagcaacaacatcgCCAGCTCCAAccccaacaacaacaataacaacatcACCTCgtccagcagccacagcagcaacagctaCGACCGCCAGCCCTACCAGCATCACACGCTGCCGCACCAGCTGCACTACCAGCTGCctcaccagcaccaccagcacccacagcagcagcagcagcagctcagcgCCCACCAcggctcctccagcagcatcaacctcaacccgGCCACCTCGCCTCTCGCTACCGCCCCCGTGCGCGACAACAGCGGCGACGTCGCCATGCACGACGCCCACGATGCCCACGCCGGCATCAAGTACCCCATGAGGCCGCACCACCAGGCCCATCTGTCGGGCACCCGCTCGTCGGGCCTGTACTCGCCccaggaccagcagcaccaacaccagcagcagctccagcaacaacagctccagctacagcagctgcagaaccagcaccagcaacagccgtCGTCCGCTGCCCAGCGCTACTCGCCCATGGACACGCTGTCGCCCACGTCGCCCTACTCAAAGGCCTACACCAGCTCGCCCTCGCAGCAGACGCCGCCCAACGCCGACTACTCGAGCAGCCCGTACTTTGTTGGTCGCCAGCCCCAGCTGCCCCCCATTTCCTCCTACTCCCACGATGGCTACCCCTCGTCTGCCGTGGCCACGCTCGACGGCTCCTTTAGCGACAACAAGGCCCCTCGCCGCCAGAATCCCccaatgatgaagacggtgcccgagttcaagaagatcaagtcgCCTGCCGAGCTGCAGCCCAAGAACACGAGACAGCCGCGCTTCAGGCGAGCAAACCCAGAGGGAGGATTCATCAGC CCTCTCCAAGCCTTGACGCTGCATCTGCCTGCCACGTACCGCATCTGCAACCCGAGCTTCAAGTACGAGTCATCGCGGAATCCTCGCCGAGTCCTGACGAAGCCCAGCAAGGGCACCAAGAACGATGGTTATGACAACGAGGATAGCGATTACATCCTCTACGTAAACGACATTCTGGGCTCTGAAGAAGCCGGCCACAA GAATCGCTATCTCATCCTCGATGTGCTGGGTCAGGGTACCTTTGGTCAGGTCGTCAAGTGCCAGAACCTCAAGACGCAAGAGGTCGTGGCCGTCAAGGTTATCAAAAACCGCACCGCCTACTTCAACCAGAGTATGATGGAGGTGTCTGTGCTCGACTTG CTCAATACGAAGCTCGACAAAAACGATGaccaccatcttctccgaCTGAAAGACACTTTCATCCACCGACAACACCTTTGCCTCGTCTTCGAGCTACTTAGTGTCAACCTGTACGAGCTTATCAAGCAGAACCAGTTCCGCGGCCTCAGCACAACTCTGGTCCGCGTCTTcgcccagcagcttctgAATGGCCTGGCCCTCCTCAACAAGGCTCGGCTGATTCACTGCGATTTGAAGCCGGAAAACATTTTGTTAAAGAATCTTGAGAGCCCAATCATCAAGATTATCGATTTTGGCTCGGCATGCGACGAGCGCCAGACGGTCTACACTTATATCCAGTCCAGATTCTACCGATCCCCCGAAGTCTTGCTGGGCTTGCCGTACTCGTCCGCCATCGACATGTGGTCACTGGGCTGTATCGTGGTGGAGTTGTTCCTGGGTCTTCCCCTCTTCCCCGGCTCATCAGAGTACAATCAGATTGCTCGAATCGTCGAGATGCTTGGCAACCCCCCCAACTGGATGATTGACATGGGCAAGCAGGGCCTCGAGTTTTTCGAACGGCGGCAGGATGAATTTGGCAGGCGGACATACCACATGAAGAGCATGGAACAGTATTCGCGGGAGCACAACACCAAGGAACAGCCTAGTAAGAAGTACTTCCAGGCTAATACGCTGCCCGAAATCATCAAGTCGTACCCCATGCCGCGCAAGAATATGAAGCAGAGCGAAATCGACCGAG AGATGAACAATCGCATCGCCTTCATCGACTTCGTCAGGGGTCTGCTTAACATCAACCCTCTAGAGCGGTGGTCGCCACAGCAGGCAAAACTCCACCCCTTCATCACACAACAAAAGTACACAGGTCCATTTGTCCCGCCGATGAACTTGAAGTCGAGCTCCCTCAACCGATCACCAGCTCCCGGCacccagcaacagcagcaagccGAGGCCCTCAGCAAACAACGAGCCGCGCAGGCGCAAGCTCAGGCTGCTcaggcccaggcccaggcACAAGCGCAAGCCCAGGCACAAGcccaggctcaggctcaagCGCAAGCTcaggcccaggcccaggcccaggccaaCTCAGCGCAGAACGCATATGGTGGACAGTACCAGCCCTCTGGCCATGTACCAGCTCCTTTGTACTCTAACAGCGCCGTCTATAACCCCGGTGCTGCTCATGGAAGCGTCCCACCTCAGTATGGGCCACCTCAGACCGGCCAGTACGGTCAAATGGTCATGTCGcagcctcctcagcagctccAGTCATCGCAATACTCGAACCCCTCACAGCCCAACATGTACCAGCAAGGTGGCATGAGAACAAATAGGCAGCGGGCTTCGACcatggagcagcagcaaagcgGTATCCCTCCTGCGCTACAGCGAGTCGCAAGCCACCTTGACCCGAGCCAACCCATCCGACTCCAACCCAGCCCGGCGTACTATCCGCCAACTGGCGAGGGATTGGATAACGCACCAGGCCGAGCTGGAAGACGAGGCAGCCGGGTTCAACAGGGAGGTGCCCGCAGCAATCGGGACTTTATTCGTAACCTGGAAGAGCGAACATTGGAAGAAGGCTTTATGGGCAACCAGAACCCATGGCATTGA
- a CDS encoding RNA recognition motif domain-containing protein — MADAGAVPTSAQPGVGASAAQNGQGNPTHLPPPPLHIPQNTNPIPTAITSPRSGVDGGGILSPTTGFRRAAPEPNKRALYVGGLDQRVTEDVLRQIFETTGHVQNVKIIPDKNAKGYNYGFVEYDDPGAAERAMQTLNGRRVHQSEIRVNWAYQSNTTSKEDTSNHFHIFVGDLSNEVNDDILLQAFSAFGSVSEARVMWDMKTGRSRGYGFVAFRDRPDAEKALSSMDGEWLGSRAIRCNWANQKGQPSMAQQQAMQAMGMTPTTPFGHHQFPAHGIASYEMILAQTPNWQTTCYVGNLTPYTTPNDVVPLFQNFGFVVESRFQADRGFAFIKMDTHENAAMAICQMNGYNVNGRPLKCSWGKDKTPNSGSFDPQQQPYSPQTSQAPGFPGTPTYYPQYGAQYNGQQGNFGGPQAGSPAGYSGSPMGYGGPQSAGGYGRGHQGPNAQWNQNQGQNFNNGFGGYQS, encoded by the exons ATGGCTGACGCTGGCGCTGTTCCGACCTCTGCGCAGCCTGGCGTGGGCGCCTCTGCCGCCCAAAACGGCCAAGGCAACCCAACTCACCTCCCCCCGCCTCCCCTCCATATTCCGCAGAACACGAACCCAATCCCGACGGCCATCACCTCTCCCCGATCTGGCGTTGACGGCGGTGGAATTCTCTCCCCAACCACCGGCTTCCGACGAGCTGCGCCTGAGCCCAACAAGCGGGCCCTCTACGTTGGCGGATTGGATCAGCGGGTCACCGAGGACGTGCTGCGTCAGATCTTTGAGACCACGGGCCATGTCCAGAACGTCAAGATTATCCCAGACAAGAAT GCCAAGGGCTACAACTATGGCTTTGTCGAGTACGATGACCCCGGTGCGGCAGAGAGGGCCATGCAGACCCTGAATGGTCGACGAGTTCACCAATCG GAGATCCGGGTCAACTGGGCCTACCAGtccaacaccaccagcaaaGAGGATACGTCAAACCACTTCCACATCTTCGTGGGCGATCTCTCAAACGAAGTCAACGATGATATCCTCCTTCAGGCCTTCTCTGCTTTTGGCTCCGTCTCGGAAGCTCGCGTCATGTGGGACATGAAGACGGGTAGATCTCGAGGCTATGGCTTTGTGGCCTTCCGCGATCGGCCCGATGCCGAAAAGGCGCTGAGCTCCATGGATGGAGAGTGGCTCGGATCGCGCGCCATCCGCTGCAACTGGGCCAACCAAAAGGGTCAGCCCTCAATggctcagcagcaggcaATGCAGGCCATGGGCATGACTCCTACCACTCCCTTTGGCCACCACCAGTTCCCTGCCCACGGAATCGCTAGTTACGAGATGATCCTTGCGCAGACGCCCAACTGGCAGACTACGTGCTACGTGGGCAACCTCACACCCTACACGACTCCAAACGACGTCGTCCCCCTGTTTCAAAACTTTGGCTTTGTCGTCGAGTCCCGATTCCAGGCGGACCGCGGCTTTGCCTTTATCAAGATGGATACTCACGAGAATGCGGCAATGGCCATTTGCCAGATGAACGGATACAATGTCAACGGCCGGCCATTGAAGTGCAGC TGGGGCAAGGACAAGACACCCAACTCTGGATCGTTTGAccctcaacagcagccatACAGCCCCCAGACCTCCCAGGCCCCGGGCTTCCCTGGTACTCCCACGTACTACCCTCAGTATGGAG CGCAATACAACGGACAACAAGGCAACTTTGGCGGCCCGCAAGCTGGATCTCCCGCGGGATACAGCGGCTCCCCCATGGGATATGGCGGCCCTCAGAGTGCCGGAGGATACGGCCGTGGCCACCAGGGTCCCAACGCTCAATGGAACCAAAACCAGGGACAAAACTTCAACAACGGTTTCGGCGGCTATCAATCGTAG
- a CDS encoding PH domain-containing protein: protein MAMAAAPRQGETRPQEAAFAARGSSENNVLNRRSRLPLDTTVAPVHQNGCFEVDRVIKSGCVQKRTQKTKNWKTVYLVLRPNGISLYKDDKEAKLRHHLYLSDLSAVTILKDPKHKRKNLFGLFSPSRNFHFAAPTPQDAQEWVDLIRKVARLDEEEEEMYMGSPGAHILSPGAPDGWGHHIYNAFSSSPENIGILDPSAPKFMGSNRRLSYTLESSGLSGNEMLSYSDFSDTEIPRAQGASFENLAVQPPPSTQPRQPIMPGQRPETGGRSASQVSAVTAEQESERVVWQGSLWMQRTKRGVRQWKHYWGVLRARQLVLYKDESEYAAEVIFEVSDVVNVVETDPVSRSKTHCLQIITAEKSYRFCTPDEESLVQFLGAFKSLLAKRRGLEARAAAAAAAVVVVNPPPA, encoded by the exons ATGGCTATGGCTGCTGCCCCTCGACAGGGAGAAACGAGGCCCCAAGAGGCGGCTTTTGCTGCCCGCGGCTCCAGCGAAAACAATGTCCTTAACCGACGCAGTCGCTTACCCCTGGATACGACGGTCGCTCCCGTGCACCAGAACGGCTGCTTTGAAGTTGACCGTGTCATCAAGAGCGGGTGTGTCCAGAAGCGCacccaaaagacaaag AACTGGAAGACGGTGTATCTTGTCTTGCGACCGAATGGCATTTCCCTCTACAAGGAcgacaaggaggccaagctccGTCACCACCTGTACCTCTCAGACCTCTCCGCGGTGACCATCCTCAAGGACCCAAAACACAAGCGCAAGAACCTGtttggcctcttttctccGTCAAGAAACTTTCACTTCGCCGCCCCCACGCCACAGGACGCGCAGGAATGGGTCGACTTGATTCGCAAAGTCGCCAGGCtcgacgaagaggaggaggaaatgTACATGGGCAGTCCTGGCGCGCATATACTGTCCCCTGGAGCGCCTGACGGTTGGGGACACCACATCTACAACGCCTTTTCAAGCTCCCCCGAAAACATTGGCATTCTCGATCCGTCGGCGCCCAAGTTCATGGGCTCAAATCGCCGCTTGTCCTACACGTTGGAATCCTCTGGCCTGTCTGGCAACGAAATGCTCTCTTACTCTGACTTCTCCGACACCGAAATCCCACGAGCACAGGGCGCCTCCTTTGAGAACCTGGCCGTCCAACCACCGCCTAGCACGCAGCCTCGACAACCTATTATGCCCGGCCAACGACCCGAAACAGGCGGCCGCTCAGCGAGCCAAGTCAGCGCCGTGACCGCCGAGCAGGAATCCGAACGCGTCGTCTGGCAGGGCTCCCTGTGGATGCAGCGAACCAAGCGCGGCGTGCGCCAATGGAAGCACTATTGGGGAGTGTTGCGCGCCCGACAGTTGGTCCTGTACAAAGACGAGTCGGAATACGCTGCAGAGGTCATTTTCGAAGTGTCTGACGTCGTCAATGTCGTCGAGACCGACCCCGTCAGCAGGAGTAAGACGCACTGCCTCCAGATCATCACGGCAGAGAAATCATATCGTTTCTGCACGCCCGACGAGGAGTCGCTGGTGCAGTTTCTCGGTGCCTTTAAGAGCCTGTTGGCCAAGAGGCGAGGACTGGAAGCTCgcgcagccgccgccgcagctgCAGTAGTCGTTGTCAACCCTCCTCCCGCATAA
- a CDS encoding cytoplasmic tRNA 2-thiolation protein 2 domain-containing protein: protein MAGSQTPSRPCMRCKKPDAAFELRNVATCQDCFIDYVDSKAVKRFTVLQRETRTSTKPEPRRYVAGLSFGPSSTVLTQILDKTAQYHASRKGSSPFEPLIVHVDTDLSIRTDSQDTPAQRLLAKYRERFPNVSFECVHLSKVLSVKTIDWTTIPVPEGGNDAERLQLFFSSLPSVTSRADSLRLFIRHLLLDVAIQKSYSALLFGHSTTALAALTLSEVANGRGFAVPWQINDGLFTVCTYRPGADPASSTSTGEASQEDAKIQFPIYYPLREILKAEVMTYLGTTPAVQELIPSTDGASSSVVSHKDQSIEEVMARYFDGVEGPYSGIVTNVVRTAGKLDRLVSSHYCRLCGITLDQEGDSTWAGELGDDLTQDAVNPETGKLCYGCKRSMGG from the exons ATGGCGGGATCACAAACCCCAAGCCGGCCATGCATGCGCTGCAAGAAGCCAGATGCCGCATTTGAACTGCGCAATGTTGCAACCTGCCA GGATTGCTTCATCGACTATGTCGATTCTAAGGCCGTCAAGAGATTCACTGTTCTCCAGCGAGAAACCAGAACTTCTACCAAACCTGAGCCCCGGAGATATGTTGCCGGCCTCTCCTTTGGACCCTCATCCACCGTTCTCACTCAGATCCTTGACAAGACCGCCCAATATCATGCATCAAGAAAGGGATCATCGCCATTTGAGCCTCTCATTGTCCATGTCGACACAGATCTCTCCATCCGCACTGACTCCCAAGATACCCCTGCACAGAGACTTCTCGCCAAGTACCGCGAGAGGTTCCCCAACGTCTCGTTTGAGTGCGTGCATCTGAGCAAGGTTCTTAGTGTCAAGACGATTGACTGGACCACCATACCCGTTCCTGAGGGTGGAAACGATGCAGAACGACTacagctcttcttttcctcattGCCGTCAGTGACTTCACGCGCTGACAGTCTGAGACTGTTTatccgccatcttctcttgGATGTTGCTATACAGAAGTCTTATTCTGCGTTGCTGTTTGGACACAGCACCACGGCGCTGGCTGCTCTGACCTTGTCCGAGGTCGCAAACGGCAGAGGCTTTGCCGTACCCTGGCAGATCAACGACGGACTGTTCACCGTCTGCACCTACCGGCCGGGTGCAGATCCGGCTAGTAGTACTAGCACCGGGGAAGCAAGCcaagaagatgccaagatccAGTTTCCCATATACTACCCCCTGCGAGAGATTCTCAAAGCCGAAGTCATGACATATCTTGGCACGACACCCGCTGTGCAAGAGCTAATCCCTTCTACCGATGGAGCATCGTCCAGTGTTGTCTCTCACAAGGACCAGAGCATCGAGGAGGTCATGGCTCGGTATTTCGACGGCGTGGAGGGGCCTTACTCGGGCATTGTGACCAATGTCGTCCGCACGGCGGGGAAGCTGGACAGGCTGGTTAGTTCGCATTATTGTCGCTTATGTGGCATAACCCTGGACCAGGAGGGCGATTCGACGTGGGCTGGTGAACTGGGTGATGACTTGACACAGGACGCCGTGAACCCTGAGACGGGGAAGCTGTGCTACGGATGCAAGCGCTCCATGGGTGGATAG
- a CDS encoding mitochondrial carrier protein domain-containing protein gives MSTTIGGFAAGALAACGAVTVTHPAEVLKIRQQLQGELQTKGAQPQYYRGPIHGISVIVKNEGIRGIYRGLGAAYIYQVLLNGCRLGFYEPMRKGMSRLFLRDENAQNLAINVLCGASSGIIGAAAGSPFFLVKTRLQSYSPVRPVGTQHNYRNAWDGLRQIYKGEGFFGLYRGITAAMVRTGFGSSVQLPTYFLAKRQLVKHAGMEEGPALHLASSSVSGFVVCCVMHPPDTIMSRLYNQHGNLYSGIFDCLGKTIRTEGIFAIYKGFIPHLARILPHTILTLSLAEQTAKLVRKVENRILPMLGYDEEERL, from the exons ATGTCCACCACAATCGG CGGTTTCGCCGCAGGCGCTCTGGCGGCGTGCGGCGCCGTCACCGTCACCCACCCAGCCGAAGTCCTCAAGATCCGCCAACAACTCCAAGGCGAGCTGCAGACAAAGGGCGCCCAGCCCCAGTACTACCGCGGCCCGATCCACGGCATCAGCGTCATCGTCAAGAACGAAGGCATCCGCGGCATCTACCGCGGTCTCGGCGCCGCCTACATCTACCAGGTCCTGCTCAACGGCTGCCGCCTGGGCTTCTACGAGCCCATGCGCAAGGGCATGTcgcgcctcttcctccgcgACGAAAACGCCCAGAAcctcgccatcaacgtcCTCTGCGGCGCCTCGTCcggcatcatcggcgccgCTGCGGGGAgccccttcttcctcgtaAAGACCCGCCTGCAGAGCTATTCTCCCGTCCGGCCCGTGGGCACCCAGCACAACTACCGCAATGCCTGGGACGGCCTGAGGCAGATCTACAAAGGCGAGGGCTTCTTCGGTCTGTACCGTggcatcaccgccgccatggTGCGGACTGGATTCGGCAGCTCTGTCCAGCTGCCCACGTACTTTTTGGCCAAGAGGCAGCTGGTCAAGCACGCCGGCATGGAGGAGGGACCGGCGCTGCATCTGGCCAGCTCTTCGGTCAGCGGCTTCGTCGTCTGCTGCGTCATGCACCCCCCTG ACACAATCATGTCCCGTCTGTACAACCAGCACGGCAACCTCTACAGCGGCATCTTCGACTGTCTCGGAAAGACGATCCGAACGGAGGGCATCTTCGCCATCTACAAGGGCTTCATCCCCCATCTGGCCCGAATCCTGCCACACACCATCCTGACCCTCTCCTTGGCCGAGCAAACCGCCAAGTTGGTGAGAAAGGTTGAGAACCGCATCCTGCCTATGCTAGGCTACGACGAGGAAGAGCGCCTCTAA
- a CDS encoding carboxylesterase family domain-containing protein, with protein sequence MRLIISFLLLALVTTSDQAVPKPAPRPRVDLGYVVYEGLYNATTDLKIWKSIRYAAPPVGKLRWQAPQEPPKSGAFGVPPVYGFNSNSGNEDCLYLNVYAPPRAENLPVLVWIHGGGYSVFAATYDPSSMLNTNNNSFIVVEIQYRLGAFGQLASAEVRQHGKLNAGLLDQRFALEWVQKHISKFGGDPTRVTLGGESSGAGSVMYQSLAYGGKESRLFNNLILASNYVPPIYPFDSNISTSHYNDFAEAAGCGKDSAAVKRHSSVFHCLVAADTNALQNASGLVSTSKGYFGSFAWLPVIDGDMIRQRPSEQLQCGKVSGKHALIGTNADEGVPLTNPNITTKPQFDAFISSTLPHLTTSDILSLNHIYNTATAQPGDNGTRFDTSGDAGPTANTVSGMATGIQQTAFNVAAESIFQCPSQWVAEAFSSPTSGRRTWKYQYSLDPAYHGADLGAYFASSGFPNPSFRHSFQRIWGNFIVSGSPVISVEDATAGAENATVPVDDKHPEMISWPQYSEQNPTFMNLNTTGGEVELVTVTDELSYNIRHGDGIVNTFRLANAKSWEGGRGERCAFWRAVAPRVPN encoded by the exons ATGaggctcatcatcagcttcctcTTACTCGCCTTGGTCACAACCTCAGACCAAGCAGTGCCAAAACCTGCGCCTCGCCCTCGAGTTGATCTTGGATATGTCGTCTACGAAGGTCTCTACAACGCCACTACCGACCTGAAAATATGGAAAAG CATCCGGTACGCTGCTCCGCCAGTAGGCAAACTGCGATGGCAAGCTCCCCAAGAACCCCCAAAG TCGGGAGCTTTTGGCGTGCCACCGGTATATGGTTTCAACTCTAATTCCGGCAACGAAGATTGTCTGTATCTCAATGTCTACGCTCCGCCGCGAGCTGAGAATCTACCCGTCCTTGTTTGGATCC ATGGCGGGGGTTATTCCGTCTTCGCTGCCACCTACGACCCCAGCTCCATGCTgaacaccaacaacaacagcttcatcgtcgtcgagaTCCAGTATCGCCTCGGCGCATTCGGCCAGCTGGCTTCAGCCGAAGTTCGCCAGCACGGCAAGCTCAACGCCGGACTCTTGGATCAGCGCTTCGCCCTCGAATGGGTTCAGAAGCACATCTCCAAGTTTGGCGGTGATCCAACACGTGTGACTCTTGGTGGTGAATCTTCTGGTGCGGGATCTGTCATGTATCAGTCGTTGGCGTATGGGGGTAAAGAATCTAGACTCTTCAACAAC CTCATCTTGGCGAGCAACTATGTCCCTCCCATTTATCCCTTCGACAGCAATATTTCCACAAGTCACTACAACGACTTTGCCGAAGCCGCTGGCTGTGGAAAGGATTCGGCTGCCGTAAAAAGACACTCGAGCGTTTTCCACTGCCTTGTCGCCGCAGATACAAATGCCCTGCAAAATGCCAGTGGCCTTGTATCGACCTCCAAGGGCTACTTTGGGAGCTTCGCCTGGCTCCCCGTCATTGACGGCGACATGATCCGGCAACGACCCTCGGAACAGCTTCAGTGCGGCAAAGTCAGCGGCAAGCATGCTTTAATCGGA ACCAATGCAGATGAGGGCGTTCCCCTGACGAAtcccaacatcaccaccaagcCGCAATTCGacgccttcatctcctccacccTCCCTCACCTAACCACCTCCGACATCCTCTCCCTCAATCACATCTACAATACGGCCACCGCCCAGCCAGGCGACAACGGAACACGCTTCGACACAAGCGGCGACGCCGGCCCTACAGCAAACACCGTCTCGGGCATGGCCACGGGCATCCAGCAGACGGCCTTCAACGTCGCCGCCGAATCCATCTTCCAGTGCCCGTCCCAGTGGGTCGCCGAGGCATTCAGCTCGCCGACCTCAGGCCGCCGCACGTGGAAGTATCAGTACTCGCTCGACCCGGCGTACCACGGTGCGGATCTCGGCGCTTACTTTGCCAGCAGCGGCTTTCCCAATCCCAGCTTCCGGCACAGCTTCCAGAGGATATGGGGAAACTTTATCGTCAGCGGTAGTCCTGTTATTTCTGTTGAGGATGCAACTGCGGGAGCGGAGAATGCTACGGTGCCTGTTGATGATAAGCACCCGGAGATGATTTCGTGGCCGCAGTATAGCGAGCAGAACCCGACGTTTATGAATCTCAATACGACGGGCGGAGAGGTCGAGCTGGTGACTGTGACGGACGAGCTGAGCTACAATATTCgccatggagatggcatTGTTAATACGTTTCGCCTGGCTAATGCGAAAAGCTGGGAAGGGGGGCGTGGTGAGAGATGTGCATTCTGGAGGGCTGTTGCGCCACGAGTGCCCAACTGA